From Pseudomonas arsenicoxydans:
CCCGCGACCCTGGAACTGTCCATGGCCGCCCTGTTGTTCGCCGGCGTCCTGGGCCTGTTGGCCGGGGTGATCGCGGCACTCAAGCGAGGATCCCTGTTCGACCATGGGGTGATGGGCATCTCCCTGGCGGGATATTCGATGCCGATCTTCTGGTGGGGCCTGATCCTGATCATGTTCTTCTCGGTGTCCCTGGGCTGGACCCCGGTGTCCGGGCGGATCGACCTGCTCTACGACATCGAGCCGCGCACCGGCTTCATGCTCATCGACACGTTGCTGGCCGATGACATCGGTGCCTTCTTCGATGCCCTGCATCACCTGATCCTGCCAGCCATCGTGCTCGGCACCATCCCGCTGGCCGTTATCGCGCGGATGACCCGTTCTTCGATGCTCGAAGTGCTGCGCGAAGACTACATCCGTACTGCCCGCGCCAAAGGCCTGTCGCCAGCGCGCGTGGTGTTCGTTCATGGCCTGCGCAACGCGCTGATCCCGGTACTCACCGTGGTCGGCCTGCAAGTCGGCACGTTGCTGGCCGGTGCGGTCCTGACCGAAACCATCTTCTCGTGGCCCGGCATCGGCAAATGGCTGATCGAAGCCATTGGCGCACGGGACTACCCAGTCGTGCAGAACGGCATCCTGTTAATCGCCTGCCTGGTGATTCTGGTCAACTTCGTGGTGGACATCCTCTACGGCTTTGCCAACCCACGCATTCGTCACCAGCGCTGAGATCATTATGACCATGACCACTTCAATTCCAGCGGTAGCAGTCGATCAAAGCCTGCTGTATCCGTCCCCGTACAAAGAATTCTGGCAAGCGTTTTCCAAGAACAAAGGCGCCGTCGCCGGCCTGCTGTTCATGCTGCTGGTGATTTTCTGCGCGATCTTCGCGCCTTGGGTTTCCCCGCATAACCCGAGTGAGCAGTACCGCGACTTCCTGCTGACCCCGCCGGCCTGGCTGGAAGGTGGGCAGATCCAGTTCCTGCTCGGCACCGATGAACTGGGTCGCGACCTGCTGTCGCGGCTGATCAACGGTTCGCGTCTGTCCCTGCTGATCGGCTTGTCGTCGGTGGTGATGTCGCTGATTCCGGGCATCCTGCTGGGTCTGTTCGCCGGGTTCTTCCCGCGCGTGCTCGGCCCGACCATCATGCGCCTGATGGACATCATGCTGGCCCTGCCATCGCTGCTGCTGGCCGTGGCGATTGTCGCCATCCTCGGCCCTGGCCTGATCAACACCATCATTGCCATCGCCGTGGTTTCGTTGCCGTCCTACGTTCGTCTGACCCGCGCCGCGGTGATGGGCGAATTGAACCGCGACTACGTGACCGCCGCGCGCCTGGCTGGTGCCGGTCTGCCACGCCTGATGTTCGTCACCGTGCTGCCCAACTGCATGGCACCGCTGATCGTTCAGGCCACCTTGAGCTTTTCTTCGGCGATTCTCGACGCCGCCGCACTGGGCTTCCTCGGCCTTGGCGTACAACCGCCAACCCCTGAGTGGGGCACCATGCTGGCTTCGGCTCGCGACTACATCGAACGCGCCTGGTGGGTGGTAAGCCTGCCGGGTCTGACCATTTTGCTCAGCGTGCTGGCAATCAACTTGATGGGCGACGGTCTGCGCGATGCGCTGGACCCGAAACTCAAGAACGCCGCCTGAGGAGATTCAAATGTCACTGTTAGAAATCAAGAATCTCAACGTTCGCTTTGGCGACAAGAACGCCGTTCCGGTAGTCGACGGGCTCGACATTACCGTGGACAAGGGCGAAGTCCTGGCCATCGTTGGCGAGTCGGGTTCCGGTAAATCCGTGACCATGATGGCGCTGATGGGCCTGATCGAGCATCCGGGGATCGTCACCGCCGACGCGCTGAATTTCGACGGCAAGGACATGCTCAAGCTCAGCAACCGTCAGCGTCGGCAAATTGTCGGCAAAGACCTGGCCATGGTCTTCCAGGACCCGATGACCGCGCTGAACCCAAGCTACACCGTCGGTTTCCAGATCGAAGAAGTGCTGCGCCTGCACCTGAAAATGTCCGGCAAGCAAGCCCGCGCACGGGCCATCGAACTGCTGGAAAAAGTTGAAATCCCGGGTGCTGCCAGCCGTATGGACGCCTACCCGCACCAACTGTCCGGCGGTATGAGCCAGCGCGTCGCGATTGCCATGGCGATTGCCGGCGAGCCGAAACTGCTGATCGCCGACGAACCAACCACCGCGCTCGACGTGACCATTCAGGCCCAAATCATGGACCTGCTGCTGGCGTTGCAGAAAGAGCAGAACATGGGCCTGGTGCTGATCACTCACGACCTCGCGGTCGTGGCCGAAACTGCCCAGCGCGTGTGCGTGATGTACGCCGGCCAAGCAGTGGAAGTCGGTCAGGTGCCTCAGTTGTTCGACATTCCGGCGCACCCGTACAGCGAAGCGCTGCTCAAGGCGATTCCGGAACACAGCCTGGGCGCCACACGCCTGGCCACGCTGCCGGGCATCGTTCCCGGTCGTTATGACCGTCCACAGGGTTGCCTGCTGTCGCCGCGTTGCCCGTACGTGCAGGAATCCTGCCGTCAGCAACGCCCAACCCTTGACCCGAAAAGCAACAGCCTTGCCCGCTGCTTCTACCCGCTGAATCAGGAGGTGGCGTAATGGCCGTCGTACTTACCGCCCGCGACCTGACCCGTCACTACGAAGTGTCCCGTGGCCTGTTCAAGGGCCATGCGACCGTACGCGCCCTGAACGGTGTGTCGTTTGAACTCGAAGCCGGCAAAACCCTCGCTGTGGTTGGCGAATCGGGCTGCGGCAAATCCACCCTGGCCCGTGCCCTGACGCTGATCGAGGAGCCGTCCTCCGGCTCCCTGAAAATCGCCGGGCAAGAAGTCACCGGTGCCGACAAGGCTCAACGCAAGCAACTGCGCAAAGACGTGCAGATGGTGTTCCAGAGCCCATACGCCTCGTTGAACCCACGGCAGAAAGTCGGAGATCAGCTCGGCGAGCCGCTGCTGATCAACACCAACCTCTCCGCCGCCGAGCGTCGCGAGAAAGTGCAGGCGATGATGAAGCAGGTGGGCTTGCGTCCTGAGCACTACCAGCGTTATCCGCACATGTTCTCTGGCGGTCAGCGTCAGCGGATCGCGCTGGCCCGGGCGATGATGTTGCAGCCCAAAGTGCTGGTGGCGGATGAGCCGACGTCGGCGCTGGACGTGTCGATCCAGGCCCAGGTGCTGAACCTGTTCATGGATTTGCAGCAAGAGTTCAACACCGCCTACGTGTTCATCTCGCACAACCTGGCGGTGGTGCAACACGTTGCCGATGACGTGATGGTGATGTACCTCGGTCGCCCGGTGGAAATGGGTCCGAAGAACGACATCTACGAGCGTCCTCTGCACCCGTACACCCAGGCGTTGCTGTCGGCTACCCCGACCATTCACCCGGACCCGAACAAGCCGAAAATCAAGATCGTCGGCGAGTTGCCCAACCCGTTGAACCCGCCGTCGGGTTGCGCTTTCCACAAGCGCTGCCCGTACGCGACCGAGCGCTGCAGCACTGAAGAGCCGGCCCTGCGCCTGCTCGACAGCCGCCAGGTTGCTTGCCACTACGCCGAGCAATTCCTCGACGGTGCGGCATAAACATGTGGGAGCGAGTTTGCTCCCACAGTGATACCTGACCTGCCTCAACAGCCCCTTCTATTTCGATTGCGCATCAATCGGGGCAGAAGGGGTTTTCTTTTGCCCGTGATTTACCTTCTAGGTCTGACTGTCGTCCTCTTCGTCAGTGTCAGGCTCGTCCGTGGTCGAATCGTCATCGCCTTTGGTTCCGCCTTGATCCTCATCGCCCGGTTCCGAGTCGGACTTGGCAATCATCTGGCCCGTGTGCATCGCCTGCCCGCTGGAAGCGTGTTCTCCCTGATCCGTGCACTGCGCCCAAGCTGCAGACATGCCCACGGACAGCATCACCAAAACCTTTAGCAACAACACAATGCGTTGAAAAATGCTCATAGCCGAATCCATCCTTTCTTGAGGTGAAGCATGGTTGCCTGTCGGAGCGCTGATTGAAATCTAGTTCTGATCGGCGCGGTTCTCCAGATAGGACGCTAATGAATAGACGGAATGCCGCTGGTGGGAAGATTGGTTTTGAATAAAGGTAATGCCGAAAAGATCAAAAGATCGCAGCCTCGTTTCACTCGACAGCTCCTACAGGGCGGCGCATTCCAATGTAGGAGCTGTCGAGTGAAACGAGGCTGCGATCTTTTGCCTGTCTAGTCCTGAAATAGGTTTACACCTGTTTCACCCTAACGCCCGATGCATCGCCTCGGGCGTTTTGTATTTCAACGACAGGTGCGGACGCTCGCGGTTGTAGATCGATACCGACTCGCTCACCATCTTCTTCGCCTGCGTTAAATCCTGTGGTCGCTGGAGCAAAAGCTCCGTCTTCAATATCCCGTTGACCCGCTCTGCCAAGGCATTTTGGTAGCAGTCATAGCCGTCCGTCATCGAACACCTGATGCCGTGTTTCGCGTGCAGTTCCTGGTACATTCCCGAGCAATACTGGCTGCCTCTGTCCGAGTGATGAACCAGTGGCTGCTCCGTTCGACGGTGCTTCACCGCCCGGCGCAGCGCTTGCGCGACCGACTCGGTGTGCAGGCTTTCATGGACGTGATAGCCCACGATCTTTCGCGAAAAAGCATCCGTCACAAGGCTCAGATAGGCCACGCCTTCCTGAGTGGGCAGATAGGTGATGTCAGCCACCCAAACCTGTTCCGGGCCGCTGGGAACAACCTGTTCAGGCCCCGGTTTGAGCAGGTTCGGATGGCGTCGAAAGCGATGATGACTGTCGGTTGTCTTGTGATACGCCCGCTTTCGCGCTACCAATAAACGCCGTTCGCGCAGAATCGAAAACAGGCGATCTCGCCCTACTTGCAGCTCAAGCAGCGGCTGACATTGCAGCAGGTAATGCAGCTTTCTAGTGCCCAACCGCGGCTGCCGCAGGCGCTTTTGCTGAACGAAATCGGCAACTTTCTGATCCAGAATCAGACGAGCAGCATCGGCGCGATTGCGTTTGTAGTAAGCCTGTCGGCTTATCCCCATGAACTGGCAAGCCCTGCTGATGCTCAGGTTTTGGATTCGTTTTTGCGCGAGGACTTGCCGGGACGCTTTTTTACGACAGAGAGACCGTAGTCATTTTTCAAGACGTCCACGACGGCCTCGAAAAACTGCGCTTTCTGATTGGACAGCGCCAACTGCTCTTCAAGCTCTTTGATGCGCTGCTCTGGCGTTAATGGTCGGTTTTTGTCGGGCATAGACCCCATCCTCGGCGAGCCAATGTAGGTGCCGGGGCTCCAATCTTGACGACCGTGCTTGCGTAACCATGTCAGAACGGTCGTTTTGCCTTGAATCCCGTAGCGCTCCTGAGCCTCTTTATAACTCAGCTCGCCTTTTTCGACCTGGTCGACGACCGACAATTTAAAGGTCAGCGTGTAGTCTCGCTGACTACGCCTTTTTGCGGATTCCATTACGTCCTCCTGAAAAACAGATCAGAAGGTGTAAACCTTATTCAGGACGGGACAGCCCCATAAAAAAAGGCGAAGCCCGAAAGCTTCGCCTTTGCTCTGACCGACCATCTAACGCTTAGTGATGCTCGCGCGTCGCACGGAATTTCACGTCCGGCCAGCGCTCTTCCATCAGCGCCAGGTTGACCCGTGTCGGCGCAAGGTAGGTCAGGTGACCACCGCCGTCGACCGCCAGGTTTTCCACGGCCTTGACCCGGAATTCCTCAAACTTCTTCTTGTCGTCGCAATCGATCCAGCGCGCGGAATACACGGTGATCGGCTCATAGGAGCACTCGACCTTGTATTCCTCTTTCAAGCGGCTGGCGACCACATCGAACTGCAGCACACCAACGGCGCCGAGGATGATGTCGTTGCTGCGCTCGGGGAAGAACACCTGGGTTGCGCCCTCTTCCGCCAATTGCTGCAAGCCTTGGCGCAGTTGCTTGGATTTCAGCGGGTCTCGCAGACGCACACGACGGAACAGTTCTGGGGCGAAGTGCGGGATGCCGGTGAAGCCCAGGACCTCGCCTTCGGTGAAGGTGTCGCCGATCTGGATGGTGCCGTGGTTGTGCAAACCGATGATGTCGCCGGCAAACGCCTCTTCCAGTTGCTCACGCTCGGAGGAGAAGAAGGTCAGGGCGTCGCCGATCCGCACGTCCTTGCCGGTGCGCACGTGGCGCATCTTCATGCCCTTTTCGTACTTGCCAGAGCAGATACGCATGAAGGCGATACGGTCGCGGTGTTTGGGGTCCATGTTCGCCTGGATCTTGAACACGAAGCCGGTGAATTTTTCTTCAATCGGCTCCACGGTGCGCTCGTTGGCGACACGGGCCAGCGGTTT
This genomic window contains:
- a CDS encoding ABC transporter ATP-binding protein; the encoded protein is MSLLEIKNLNVRFGDKNAVPVVDGLDITVDKGEVLAIVGESGSGKSVTMMALMGLIEHPGIVTADALNFDGKDMLKLSNRQRRQIVGKDLAMVFQDPMTALNPSYTVGFQIEEVLRLHLKMSGKQARARAIELLEKVEIPGAASRMDAYPHQLSGGMSQRVAIAMAIAGEPKLLIADEPTTALDVTIQAQIMDLLLALQKEQNMGLVLITHDLAVVAETAQRVCVMYAGQAVEVGQVPQLFDIPAHPYSEALLKAIPEHSLGATRLATLPGIVPGRYDRPQGCLLSPRCPYVQESCRQQRPTLDPKSNSLARCFYPLNQEVA
- a CDS encoding ABC transporter permease subunit, encoding MTTSIPAVAVDQSLLYPSPYKEFWQAFSKNKGAVAGLLFMLLVIFCAIFAPWVSPHNPSEQYRDFLLTPPAWLEGGQIQFLLGTDELGRDLLSRLINGSRLSLLIGLSSVVMSLIPGILLGLFAGFFPRVLGPTIMRLMDIMLALPSLLLAVAIVAILGPGLINTIIAIAVVSLPSYVRLTRAAVMGELNRDYVTAARLAGAGLPRLMFVTVLPNCMAPLIVQATLSFSSAILDAAALGFLGLGVQPPTPEWGTMLASARDYIERAWWVVSLPGLTILLSVLAINLMGDGLRDALDPKLKNAA
- a CDS encoding peptide ABC transporter ATP-binding protein; protein product: MAVVLTARDLTRHYEVSRGLFKGHATVRALNGVSFELEAGKTLAVVGESGCGKSTLARALTLIEEPSSGSLKIAGQEVTGADKAQRKQLRKDVQMVFQSPYASLNPRQKVGDQLGEPLLINTNLSAAERREKVQAMMKQVGLRPEHYQRYPHMFSGGQRQRIALARAMMLQPKVLVADEPTSALDVSIQAQVLNLFMDLQQEFNTAYVFISHNLAVVQHVADDVMVMYLGRPVEMGPKNDIYERPLHPYTQALLSATPTIHPDPNKPKIKIVGELPNPLNPPSGCAFHKRCPYATERCSTEEPALRLLDSRQVACHYAEQFLDGAA
- a CDS encoding ABC transporter permease subunit is translated as MFSFIARRLGLLIPTFFGITLLTFALIRMIPGDPVEVMMGERRVDPEMHAQAMERLGLNKPLYAQYLDYIGKLAHGDLGESLRTRESVWTEFTSLFPATLELSMAALLFAGVLGLLAGVIAALKRGSLFDHGVMGISLAGYSMPIFWWGLILIMFFSVSLGWTPVSGRIDLLYDIEPRTGFMLIDTLLADDIGAFFDALHHLILPAIVLGTIPLAVIARMTRSSMLEVLREDYIRTARAKGLSPARVVFVHGLRNALIPVLTVVGLQVGTLLAGAVLTETIFSWPGIGKWLIEAIGARDYPVVQNGILLIACLVILVNFVVDILYGFANPRIRHQR